From Aegilops tauschii subsp. strangulata cultivar AL8/78 chromosome 5, Aet v6.0, whole genome shotgun sequence:
aaaaaaagcaCTTCCTGTTTCAGTGCGCGGAAGCAAAGGAAATTTGGCTCAAACTCGGCTTGATAGAAGTGGTCAAAAAAGCTTGTGAGGTTGATCGGTCCGGTAGTGCTATTCTGAATTTTTTTAGGCGTATTCTGTTCTATTCCCGACTCCCGACTCCTCCCGTGTCGCTCCTGCGCGGCGACCGGGgggaaccctagcgccgccgcgtcctcgtccctcccccgacctctcctcctcgccgccgccggggcGCACCGCCGGGCAAAACCCggtcggcgtcggcggcggcgggatctctTCTCCCACGACTCGCTGGATCTGGCGCGGGCGGATCACAGCGGTTGTTGGCGGCGCGCTGGAGGCGGGGCGCGCCGGCGCGGGCTTGGGGCCGACGGCAGGGCTCATGCTCGCGGTTTTCCCTGGTGTGCGTGGGAGTCCGCTCGGGGCGTGCGGCGGCGGCCCTCGGCAAGCGGTGGCGGGCGCTCCGGCGGGTGCAGGCGGCGGTGGTCCCTGTGCGCGGTCGGCGGCTCCGTCTCTGACCCGGACGGCGCGGGGGATGGCAGCGGCCCGGCGTAGCCAGCGATCTGGATGCGGTGGTGCCGGCGGCTCGCTGATCTGCCGGTGCTCCAGGGCTgcctggtggtgctggtggtgacGGCGGCCCGTGCACGAGAGTTGGATCCCTTCGAAGTGATCTGGGTGAAAACTTGCCTTCGGCGTCTGCTaaggccggcggtggcggcgctatctgcgtcgttcccttcttgaaggcatcaccgtgaagaagttcaaggccactctctgctacctccgggggaaaccctagatcggatgatcggatgacggcggcgcTCTGGTGTCGTTCCTCTCTTGGGGGCGTCATTTTTGGAGGTACACACGTGATCGAGGGACCAGAGGACGGATTCTTTGATGGAGCGGCGATTCATCCTACACACTGATGGCGACGGATCTTGACGGCGTGGCGCAGTGCAGATTCGGAgttcgctgtgggaggatggactCGTGCAGGAGGACGACGCTGTCGGGCGTCGTGGTGACGTCAATGGCAAAGAGACCTGGCACGGTACATGcaacagtacagctctgaagatggtttgttggcaggtggctgcggcggcctcatacccgacaggcgtcctggttgaggagtgcgccggactgttaggtgccccatacccggcagacgtcctggttgggacctcaggtcttagatgtttaggtttggctgcgatgtctgtttggcattaggcccagactatctgCGCCCCTTCATATTTCCTACAACCATGGTGTTTGTAACTAGGATATCAATGTTTTGAACTAGGTCCTGATATCAGGAAAATCCTCGCAATTGGATAGGTGTAGCAACAGTTGTtgcttagacggtggctttagtttTACTGTTGTATGGCTTTGTAAaatcttgtgagaataattaataaagtggccgtatgcatcgcccagatgcgatgcagaggccgggggtaatcctccttttctaaaaaaaagcaGAGAGGTTTATAAGAATCCAATCCAGTTGATGCATTTGTGAAGTACATAAGAGAAACAATTTTGACGTCGGCCTCATACATTTGGTGGAGAAGAAGACAGACGGTCCATGCAGAAAGCTTGCAGTCCTTGTCGCATGCAGAACTATCAATTCAAATTTTGATGTCAAGTTTTGTTAAAGCATCAGGTAAAGAGTCCTAACCAAAGTCGATTATCTGGAATCAGGCGACTGATGGATTTATCTCTGTAAATGCTGATGCAAAGTTTGATATTGATATGGGTTCTAGAGCTACCGGCGTGGAGATTAGAGATGATAAGGGAAGATTCCTAGCAGCAAGCTTCCAGATCATTCCATTCGTGATAGATCCAGCAACTGCTGAAGCACAAGCAGTTTAGGACGGAATTCATCTTGCAAACCAACTTGGGTGTCAGAAATTGGTAATCCAATTGGAGAAGTCGCTAATATTCTTCAGAAttggaggggggaggggggtttgaaCGACAACTGCTTGTCCTCTGCTTGAGGACATATGCACCCAAGCAAGCTCATTCGACAACGTTCAATTCACATATTGTCCAAGCAAAGAAAATCGTGTGGCGCATACGCTAGCCTAGGAGTGTAATTCAGAGAAGTGTTTCTGGGCTGATGATCCCCCTAGCTTTATTTTTATCGCTGTTAATTGACGATATAAGTGTGATTTAAATTAATATAGTAAGTCATAATGGCATTTCATAAAAAAAGATGGGAAAATAGTAACTGGCGAACGTTCGCTGGGGGCCAATCCCAGCGAACGCGCTCTCTCGCGTTGGATTGAAGGTACGTCAGATTTTGAAACTACTTCACTTTAAGATAAAATATAGCAAACACAATACCATTCAAAACATCTTCAACCACTGCACTTGCTATTGACGCGACCCTATACCTAGGAGAGCTGGGTTTGAATCCCAGAATCCCTTTTTTTTCTTGTTTAACAAGATGACAATTTTTCTAGAAAAAACTAACATGGCAGTTTATAAATTTTTGAACTATGTCACATGGCAATTTCAAAATTTCccctttttttcttctattttgaaCAATCAAGTTTTTTTGTACAAGACATTTTTTATTATTAAGGACGGCAGTTTTTATCATAAAGAGATGAGTTTTTTTTCTTATTAAGAGATGACATTTTTCTTATTAAAAGATGGCATTTTATATTCAGAGATGACACCTTTTACTATTAAGAGGTGACATTTTTTATTATTAATAGATGGCATTTTTTGTTTATTAAGAGATGGCATTTTTATATTAAGAGACGTAATTCTATATTAAAACATGACACTTTTTATTTCTTAAAATATGGAATTTTTATATTAAGAAGAGATGACATTTTTATTATTAAGAGATGGCCTTTTTTTATCATGacattttttcttcttctttcgtTGACATGGTAACTCAAATTGTAGGACCATGGCAAGTTTATATACATTTTTTAACATCCATAGTTAATTTTTTAATATTAGAAAACGTCATTTTCACAAATTCAAAGCATGCCATTTTCAAAATTTAGGGTTTCATAGTTTTTTGTAAGAAAATATTCTTTTTGGAGTTTATGGCATTGTTTGCCGTCATTAGGCTGGCCCAAAAGTGTGAGTCGCTAGGTTTTCAAAAGGCCTGAGACACAACCTTTTGGCCTAGCTAGATACTTATTGCGCATCATGATTTGCCAAACATCATCCTTAGTAAGAAGTTTGAACAACCATTTACTAAGTAGGGGATCATTCTGGACCTGTAGGTCATGAATGCCAAGGCCACCTTGGTCTTTTGGCCCACAGAACACGCTCGATTTGCCAGTCTGTATTTCTTCTTTTACTCATCTTCTAACCAAAAGAATCAGGATCTAAAATATTCCAGTCTTTGCGGGACCCCCTTTGAAAGTTGGAAAAAGGAGAGAATATAGAGAATCATATTTGTGAGAACAAAGTTTATCAAGACCAGTCGTCCTCCAACTGAGAGCAACTTGCCTTTCCAACtgagaaccccccccccccccccccccccttttttcTTTTCAACACATGTCTACCTTTTTCagtacacattgtacatttttatTATACATGTATTTCAAGAAATTGTGCATGGCATTTAGGAAAAATGTTTATACAGTGTAAAACAATGTTCATGTAATTAAAAAAAAAGTTTTGTAACATTCAAAAAATTATACGTGACATTTTAAACCAATCTTCATATGTTCTCGTTTTACAAAAATATGTCCgtgatattttataaaattgttaTACACTGTAAAAATGTCACGTAATTCAACATTTGAaacatgttcacacatttcaaaAAATTGTTTATGACATTAAAAATATATCTATACAATCTAAAAAAGTGTTCCCGTTATTCAAAGTAAATGCAGGTGACATTTGAAAAATGTCCATCCGTTTCAAAAATTGTGTGTGACATTTTAAAAATTGTTTATATATCATAGAAAACTGTTCGAGTAATTCAAGAAAAAGTTCATACCATTCCAAAAATTATACGTGACATTTTAGGCCAATGTTCATATCTTCACATGTTACGAAAATATGTTAGTGAAATGTTTTAAAAATGTTTATACAATGTACAAAAATGTTAATGTGGAAAATGATTCGTGCCTTTTAAAATGTTCAGGTGTGTTTGAAAAGTTTAACACATATTAAAAAAAGTTCAAGAGCCATGTATTTGAAATGCAAATGTaaaccatgtattaaaaaatattCAACGTGTTCCAAAAAATGTTTtatgtgaacatttttcaaatgtcaCATACATTGATAATGAATTAATTGAACTTTTTTTACATTGTGTAAATGTATTTAGAATGTCTGAAACATTTTGTCAAACTGCCTGAACATTTTTCCAATGTTGAATTATGCgaacatttttttacattttataaacattttttgaaaatgtcacacacattgaaacacgtgaacatttttcaaatgcaggTACATTTATTTTAATTTATATTTGAAAATGTCGACAGGTATGGCCATTTGTCAAACGTTGAATTATGTGAACATTTTTACATTGTATAAGGAAAACGTTTGGTTTCAATCGGATGATCTCTCGCTCACACAAACCTCCTCGTACTCACACCACGTGTCCTCGTTCTCGTGGAGCCCGCATCGCGCACACCCACGGCTTGTTATCTTCTTCCCACCCGAAGCGAGATCTCCTTTTTTCCTCTCGTTCTGCTCCCTTTCTTCCCCAAATCACGCAATCCCATTCTCGTCTCTCACCTCTAACTCTTTCTCTCCGCGCACACATGGTTTCTTTTCGGCATGACCGATGCTGCGAAGCTCCCTCAAGATGCTCCAATCGATGAAGCACAAGTCGGCGGCCTTGTTGCGATTTTCAGTACTCTGTCGGCTCGGGTGCTGTCATGCAGCACAGGGCGGCAGCGGATCCCGGTGCTGCAATGCAGCTGCTCGCCGGTGGATCCCGGTGCTGCGATACAACGGCTCGTCGGCGGATCCGGTACTGCGATGTAGCTACTCGCCGGTGACTCCCGGTACTGCAAGCCGGATGGGGGCGCCATGGTGCAGAGTCATTGGCGTTGCGATGCAACGCTAATCAGCGCTTGCCGGTGCTGGGGTAGCTGCTCGACGGCGGCTCCCGGTGCTGTAAGACAGATGGGGGTGCAGCGGCGCAGGGTAATTGTTGATGCGATGGAGTGCTCATCAGTGGCTGCCAGTGTTGCTATGTCGTGGCTGCAGTGGAGCTTCGCTGGAGCCGTGAGTGCTACATTGGAGCTCCGTTGATGTGATCCAACGGCCACCATCCCGTTGATCGGTTGGTTGGCTAAGCGGTTGATTTCTCCTACTGAGTCGTAGACGCCCGTTGTATAACCATTTTTCTCAATGTCCGGAACATTTTTTCTAACAGTTTTgctaagtctcagtcgactgataCTTCGTTAAGTCTCGGTCGATGCTATAGATCTTACATGCATGGAAATTCGTAAAAAAACATccttttagtttttttcttttttctccttATATACTATTATCACTTGACTGCGATTTGGTTAATTTCAGTCGACTGAGACCTAGCCACATTCTTTTTTCTAAACTGTATATACACCTCATGCTCCGAAACGAAGACGAGTTGAGAGAGGGAAATTTGTGATCGATTTCCAACGGATTGGACGCGGTCCCAAATCGGATCCAAACTTGACAGCCAAATTAAATCGTAACAGGCTTGACAACCAGGTAGGATTTATGCCCTTGTTATAAGAGGAACGGAAACAACGGAGGGCATCGTGGGCATCTATGTATGCAAACAGGAAGATCGAACAGaagttttcaaaaaaaaaaaaaacacgaaaacactaacgcccacacgtgtgggcgtctGGCAACTCGCTCACACACATGGATCCTCGTCCAACCAATTCTGCACGAATCTTAGCGCGTTCTAGCAGTTTTTATGTGCCACGTAGGACTaagctggtgtgtgggcattcatcCGGTCGCCCACACGTCCTTTTTACCACACggggggctggtgtgtgggcgtttagcaaTTCGCCCACACACCAGTTTTCACGCACGCAGAGGGGGCTGGTGTGTGAGCGTTTATCACttcgcccacacgcccgtctcctcgcccacacccaaagctggcagttgccatgtgtttctgcagggtacatggcaactgccctagctttgctttgtaagcagatggcaactctcttttacccgagttgccatgtgtttttgcaTGGTACATGACAACTGCCCTAGCGTACACGTAAGCAGATGGTAACTCTTTCTTCTACgtggcaactgccctagcgtgcttgtCAGAACATGACAACTCtctcttttacccgaacatgttttttgccatgcctttttgtagtgctacatggcaactgcctagtgttagtgggtggcaactcctaaaATTTTGAAATCATGACAACTGCAGTAGATCAGACTATACATGGCAACTGCtgttgagcaaccatggcaactgtagttgccCGACATGGCAACCcaagttcagcgacatggcaagTGCAGCTAAACGAACATGGACGAGGGTCTGGACCATGGCAACTGTGGGACGCGCGGTGACTGTACgcggggcgtgcgggaccacgaggtacgaggcctgacgtacGGGGCGTGTGGGCGTTATTTATTTCGCCCACACGCACACGTGTGAGAGGGATCGGGAGGGAAAAAAAAGGTGTGTGGGCATTACTTGTTTTGCCCACACATAGGTGTGTGGGCTGTTCCTCTTACACACCACACAAAATGTGTGGGCAAGCCccctaacgcccacacgtgtggcacttatcgACGTCAAAAAAAAAAGGAAGATCGAAAAGAAACCTAGCAGAAACATTTCGCATCCGGCCATGGATTTCTCCACGTCCACGGACGTGTTGGCGGATGTCCTGCAGCGGCTCCCACCTTGCGCCCGGCGCCGTGCCCGCCTCGTCTGCAAGCTCTGGCGCGAGACCGTCGACGAACGCACCACGGAGATGCAGAGCCGCGCCAAGGTCCTCCTCTGGAACACCCGCACCGCCGTCGCCTACGTCGTCGTCGATGACATCTCGTCGTCGCCCACGGGGCGCTGCAGGGAGCTGTGGAGCGGCGGTAGCCCCCCCATGTATTCCCAATGGGATGCCGACCTGCAGCTAGTCGGCACGTGCAACGGCCTGCTCTGCATCTGCGACAACGGCGGGAGCACCGGCGGCGAGGTCGCGCTGGTAAACCCGGTGACCTGCGAGATGCTGACCCTCCCGCCGCTGCCGTGCGGCGACCAGCTCGGCGACCGACGCTCCTGCAGGTGGGACAAGGCGTACAGCTTCGCCTACCACCCGACGTCCGGGCGGTACAAGGTGGTGCACGTCCCCTGCATCTTTGAGAGGGCCTACGACTTCGACGCCGTGCAGGTGCTCACGGTCGAGAAAGAGGCGACGTGGCGGGAGGTGCTGACCCCCGGCGGCGCGAGGTGCAACCTCAAAGCCGGCGTCGTCAGCGTCGACGGCACGACGTACTGGGTCACGAAGGGCGGCGCGGCTAGGGTGGTGTCTTTAAGCCTCGACGACGACGAGCGCGTCGCCGGCTTCGCGGGCTTCGCCTTGCCGTCGCCTGCTCTTTCCGCCGGCCCCGATAACTACCACCTGGCGGAGGTGCGCGGGCGGCTGGGCGTCGTCGTCCACGATCCCTTCGGGGGCACGACCGGGGTGTGGGTTCGAGGGGAGAAGGGGAGGTGGACTCGCCGGTGCGGCCTCTGGTCGCAAGACCCCACGCGGCCGCACTTCGTGCACGGCGAGCACGTCACCACGTTCCAAGGGTCGTCGTTGCGCGGCTATTGTCGTCCCCATGCGACGTTACGGTCAGCGACAAGGACCAGGGGACGCTGCTCGCCAAGGTCAAGGGCGGGGCTCGCCACTACCGGACGTTCGCCTACGTCGAGACGACGGAGCCATTGGGTGCTTATGGTGGCAAGTAAGTTCATGTGGATGTCCGATTAGGATACCTGTTTGTTCATGACAGTCTTGTTCTGACCTTCAGTATTAACTACTTATTACAGTGTCTGTTTTAATCCAAAGAGTCCATTACATTCTTTAAGGTTCTAGAAGTCACATCAGGTAACTATTATTATAACTGCCAATTGGTGTTTTAGTTGTCTACTCCCTTCAATCCAAGATAAGTGTCGTGCTTTTAATTCAAattcacgatacttcttttggatCGAGGGGAGCAATAATTAGGCCAGCGAATCTAGTAAGTCTTATACTATGCATATTAGCTTTATCCTAAGTTAAACTAGATAAAGTTTGAGCAATTTTATAGAGAACAATATAATACTTATAATAAAAATTATATATGGTGTGAAAAATACATTCAATGATGAATCCAATAGTACTAGTAAATTGTACATGCTTTGCACGTCACGTCATTTAAATATATAAAAGCATGGAAAAATACATTTAAATATGTACTTCCTTTCGTAGAATTGTATTGGACAAGATTCAACTTGGTTCTTACCTCTCTAGAATCCAAACTGTTCTAGTCTCTTTATTATTAGAGTACCAGATAAGCATGTGAAAAGATGCTTCTAGAACACATGAGATGGTAGAGTTGGGGGCTCAATTAGAAGGCCATGTGGCAGAATCCTACGAGTTGAAAACTTTATCCAATGGATGATAATGCTCAGATTTGCCATCTCTCGATCGTTGGATGTAGCATATCCAACTGTTAATATTTGAAGATACTGACACACTATATAGTGGTATAGATTAATTTTGTATTGTAGATGTTAATAGTTCGGAAATTGCCATTGGTGACCGAGCTCACTGGAGGCCTCcagattcaaaattca
This genomic window contains:
- the LOC109745602 gene encoding uncharacterized protein, encoding MLTLPPLPCGDQLGDRRSCRWDKAYSFAYHPTSGRYKVVHVPCIFERAYDFDAVQVLTVEKEATWREVLTPGGARCNLKAGVVSVDGTTYWVTKGGAARVVSLSLDDDERVAGFAGFALPSPALSAGPDNYHLAEVRGRLGVVVHDPFGGTTGVWVRGEKGRWTRRCGLWSQDPTRPHFVHGEHVTTFQGSSLRGYCRPHATLRSATRTRGRCSPRSRAGLATTGRSPTSRRRSHWVLMVANPHPWLLQRRSKVRATSNAS